The DNA region CAATTCACGTTAGGAAAGACAAAAAAGTCATTACCCTGTTTCGTTGTAGATGATTACAGTCTTATTTTACCTGCATTTAGCCAATTTACAGGTTTGGATACTAGGAATTATTATTCGAATAATGTGGTATTTTATCCATTTAATTTAAAGGAGATATTGGAGTTTAAGTTCTAGTTAAGATGCAATTTCTATTGTCTTAATGAGAACTTAGAAACAGCGACAATGGTATATTTAAGCTTCTATTTGGTTCATGTTTTTTAAATTCGATAATTAGTATTATGGATAATATAAGAATCTTTAAAAATAAAATGTAAAAGCTAATTCACTAAAATGAGCTGCATTTCTGATTTTGACAATAGCAAAGAAGGTCTTGGCAAAATCTAAGGGTTTCTATTACGAATGGAAAATCATTTTTATCCCAATTATTATTTAGTAATTTATAGGATTTTTATATAACCGATTTCAATTTTCCAACCATCCAAATCTAGGTAAAACTTACTTTAAGAGATTAGAAATCATACATTTTCTTAAATAAATAAAGAGTCAATCCAAACGAAAAAATATTAGAATAAAAGGCAATTAAATCTAGCTTTTTTTCCAGTTAATATCATATATCGTAAGCTATGCATTGGATTGCGGCTAAGCCCCATTGAGCAACTGCATTTGTGGATATGTCAGGAATCTCTTCTAACGCGTTAGGTACATTTGGTACTTCGATTTGAATAGGTTGCTCCCATTTTTTTATACCTCCATTCCCTTCATAAAATTTTTCCCAAGCTAATTTATTCAAATTTTTATCTTTTTGGATAAATGCTGCATAAGCAGTTAATCTTGCATGACCTTGTTGTAAATTAAGTTTTTTCAATGATTCTCCTAATTGTTTTTCTTGCTCTTCTGGAGAAGCATTGTAAAGTGTGCAATAGTTTATCCAACCATCCAAAAACTTTTTATTGGGGATGGATTGATTAATTTCTGTTAATATTTCGGGCAAACCAAATACGGAATTTAGATGGGAAACAGTAATTTTTCTAGTTTTATCAATTTTGAATTTCCCATCATGTATATTCATGGCTCCACCACCTGTAAAGAACCCTTTTGGTTGGTCTGCTATAGTTTGCATACTATTCGAAAGTAATTGCAAATATTTTTTATCTCTAGTTCGTTCCCATTCAGTGAACCAAGCGGCAGCAATACTTCCCCAATCCGTACCGAAACCAAGATTTACATAATTGACATCCTGTGTTTCTTGTTGTAAAGAACCTTTAGGTAGTTTACGTCCTGGCGCAATTTTTTGTAATGTTTTAAATCCCTCTATTTGCTCATGCATCAAATCTCCAATTCTTTCATCCGCAGTTAAATAGTATAAAAATCTTCTATTAGTAACTGTACTAATTCTAAGTTGTTTGGAACTGTCGCCCCAATGCATGACGTTGTGGCGAGATCCTAATGGTGCATATTTTCCTATATGATGTACATCTACTTCGCCTGTGTGCCTTGTCATAGCCTCAGCAAAGCGAAATACGTCTCTGTTTTCTGTATGCAAATAATAATACCATAACCAAAGGTCTGTTGATAATTCCGAATTATCCCAAGCGAAACCACCAACATCATATTTCCAATTATGACGATCAAAATCATAAGAATGCATTACGTCTCCAAAATTCCAATAGCCAAACCATTTTCTAACTTCCGCTTCTTTTAGATAGAAATTGGTATATAGCTCTAGTTGTTTTTCTATTTTTTCATATTTGGATATATTTGATTTTATCGTCCAATTATTTCCAAATGCACTAGCGTTGTATAGATGTTGAGAGGGTGCAAGAAGTTGTGTTGGATTTTGAATTTGTTCTGCATATTGGATTAATGTATTATTAGACGGAATATTTGATTCTAGTTTTAGCCAAAGTTCACTTGTTCGAGCTACACCATATGGAGTACCAAAACCTGGTTCATAGTCTTCGTAAGTAATATCTAAAGCATCTCTTTGTTTTTCATACGCGTCTTCTCCTAAACCATTATGATAAAATCTTAAATCCATGGGTTGTGCATCTGGTGACCAAAACCAGAGTTTAATTGTGCTACTTTCTTTATGCAAATTTTCTAATGCAATTCCCGATGGAAAACTTTTCCGAAAATTTCTTATGCCAAAGGTGACTCCTTGATGTGTATCGCCTACAAAACCAACGCCATATGCTTGATTACTATAGTGAGCGCTCAACCAACTATAGCCCTCTTCTGTTCTTTTTTCTATTGTATATGCATCTGGCAATAGTTGATTTAATCTATAACTGCCCCATAATGGAACGTATTGTAGATTTTTTAAAACAGAATCTGATATGTCAGATCTTTTAATATACTCACCATTGATCTGCTGTTTTCTTACTTGTTCTGATGGATCACGCCTCAGACCTGTAAGGTTTTGTATAGGTTCGGAAAAGATACCATTCGTTGCAATGTCTGCAAATTTAATATGTCGATTATAATTTTCTTCCTTTAGATTTATGTTGAATTGTAGTCCTAGCCCACTAATAAAATCTTTTTGTTCATTTCCATCAAAGGTAATTGTATGCAAAATTTTAATAGCAGAACTATTATTATAAAAATAGAATCTAAGCGTAAAGGGTAACCAATTTCTATTCTCGGTTGAATGTGTGCCTTCCGCCTTAATCAGTACCCTTGCGTTACCAGTCTTTTCAATTTTTATAGTATTTATTTGACTTTGGTAATTGATTGGCTGATTATTTTCTTTGTTAATCAAAATCAATTTTCCATTTTCTATTGTTTTATTTTGTTGTGTATTATCGGTTATATATTGAATTAAATCGTTACCTTTTTTGTTAAATACACAGACTATTTTGCCTGTATTTACCTCAATCGTATTGTTATTTTCTATAATTTTAATACCGTCTATTGAGCTTTGAGAAGAGGTCTCTTTAATTTGTACTATTATTTTTTGAGATTTTTTTTGAGATATAGGCAAACTATGCGCTGTCCATTTTAAACTTCCGTCTGGCCAGTAGGCTAGAGGCCAATTGTCATTTAGTATAACATTTTCGTTCTCAGAAAAATGTATTGTTTCAATTTTTGTAATCTGACCTTGTCTCCAGGGTAATCCGAAAGTCGTCCCAGTATCGAAACCATTCGCTTTATCTAACCAATTTAATTGAAATGGTTGTATTTTATGATTTTCTGAACTATGAGAAATTATATTTTTCTTTAACAAAGGACTTCCAATGC from Rhizosphaericola mali includes:
- a CDS encoding exo-rhamnogalacturonan lyase family protein — its product is MRKNISRRNFLKNASIISIGSPLLKKNIISHSSENHKIQPFQLNWLDKANGFDTGTTFGLPWRQGQITKIETIHFSENENVILNDNWPLAYWPDGSLKWTAHSLPISQKKSQKIIVQIKETSSQSSIDGIKIIENNNTIEVNTGKIVCVFNKKGNDLIQYITDNTQQNKTIENGKLILINKENNQPINYQSQINTIKIEKTGNARVLIKAEGTHSTENRNWLPFTLRFYFYNNSSAIKILHTITFDGNEQKDFISGLGLQFNINLKEENYNRHIKFADIATNGIFSEPIQNLTGLRRDPSEQVRKQQINGEYIKRSDISDSVLKNLQYVPLWGSYRLNQLLPDAYTIEKRTEEGYSWLSAHYSNQAYGVGFVGDTHQGVTFGIRNFRKSFPSGIALENLHKESSTIKLWFWSPDAQPMDLRFYHNGLGEDAYEKQRDALDITYEDYEPGFGTPYGVARTSELWLKLESNIPSNNTLIQYAEQIQNPTQLLAPSQHLYNASAFGNNWTIKSNISKYEKIEKQLELYTNFYLKEAEVRKWFGYWNFGDVMHSYDFDRHNWKYDVGGFAWDNSELSTDLWLWYYYLHTENRDVFRFAEAMTRHTGEVDVHHIGKYAPLGSRHNVMHWGDSSKQLRISTVTNRRFLYYLTADERIGDLMHEQIEGFKTLQKIAPGRKLPKGSLQQETQDVNYVNLGFGTDWGSIAAAWFTEWERTRDKKYLQLLSNSMQTIADQPKGFFTGGGAMNIHDGKFKIDKTRKITVSHLNSVFGLPEILTEINQSIPNKKFLDGWINYCTLYNASPEEQEKQLGESLKKLNLQQGHARLTAYAAFIQKDKNLNKLAWEKFYEGNGGIKKWEQPIQIEVPNVPNALEEIPDISTNAVAQWGLAAIQCIAYDI